In the genome of Caenorhabditis elegans chromosome IV, the window GCAGGTGTTTCAGAAACTGTGGAAGTGCTTTCACTCGGTGCAGATGGAGAAGATGGAACAGAAGAGGATGATGGAGCAACAGGCAGTGTAGAAGGTATAGATGGAATAGATGGTGCTGATGGTGAAGATGCAGGTGGAATAGGTGCTTGTGTAACAGACTTAGATTGTTCAACTGGAAAGTATGAAGGTACGGTCACTTCAATATTTTGACCAACAGAGGATGAGTTAGAAGGCGGTTTAACGGAAGCAACTGAGGAAGATTGTGGTAAATTTGAACTTAAATATGAAGGTTGTTCAGCAGATGAAACAGACTCTGTAGAGATTGCCTTTGAAGAAATATACTTGGAAATCATATCAGGAGTCCATAATCGAGCGGATGCCGGTGATAATGTCTCCTCTGGAAGAATTCTAGTGTTTTCCTCTTCTTGTTCTTCAGATGATCCGTCAGTTTCTATGGAAGCAGTTGTTGGGTAATTAGATGAAGCTCTTGAACCAGCAACAACAATTATTGAACTAGTTCCAGGTGGAGTTGGAGAAGAACTTCCAGTTTGGAGTGAACTTggataaattgtttttggagCCAAAGGAGGAGTTATTCCTGGTCGATGAGTAGTTGGTGTTGGACGAGTTTGTTGTGATTGATGACCTGTGGTTGATGGAGCAATATTAGAAGGAACGGTAACCGTGGGTGGGGCAACCGGTGGAGCCAAGGTCTTTGAAGAAATGGCCCACGGTGGAATTGCAGAAGGATGCGACGTTAATCcaagttttgtttttggttttagaGGAGAGGGAGGTGTTCCTATTGTTGGAATTGTTGCCGAGTTAGTTTCAGCGTCAATGTGTTCAGTTACAGTTGTACTCTCAGGAGATGCCGACGGAGTTACTTCAACTCTCGGAATTGTCGAttctttttccgtttttgatAGATCCCCAATATTAGATGAAATCGTCGgttgatttatttttgtttcaggaacTTTTGGAGCAAAACTTGAAACTGTAGTCGGTTTGATTTCAGTTTGTTTTGTTATTAAAGTGGGGAAAGCCGTAGACTTTGAGAACTTCGAAGACGACGATTGGGATGTGTACATTGCCATGATCCAATCAGGGATTGTAGCTGGTTTCCCAGATGATATAATTGAAGTGATTAAAGATTGACGGCTATTCTCTGATGTTGGCAAAACGGGTGAACTAGTTACTGCAGTTGTCGGGACAGTTAAGTCAACATCATAGTCTTCCATTGATGGATCCATAGGAGTACTACTATCAGTAGTGGTAGGAATTTGGAGACCGGAACCAAAAGAACCAGATGAACCAGATGATGAATCCACAAATTCTGATGGTGGAATAGCATTCATGAATCCACTTTCggattttggaagttttgcaGATGCCGAAAGAGAACTCGCAGGAGGAGAAGCGGTACTTAATGTTTCATGTGGTCTTGGGAACAATGCGTAGGGTGGTACTATACCCTGTGGTCCGGGCGTCGGACGAGACTTTGcagtcaaaatttgtgaagtgGGAGCGCTTGGCTGGGATGATGTTATCTCTTCCATTGTAGAAACTGATGAGACTATCGGAGAAGAAGACTCTTCAGATATCTCCACAACATTTGAGGATGCCTGAGTTGGTTCTTGTGTTTGAAGGTCTGAGCCAGAAGAACTAACAGAAGAAGACGACGGAGTTGTTTTCATTGATTCTATTTTTGATGATGATACTTTTACGGGTgccgaagaagaagaagaagtcggCAAAGAAGAACCGGTGCTTAGAGAATTAGATGATTGATGTGTTCTTGGGAATAATGCGTAAGGTGGTACAGCACCAGGGGGTCCAGGAGTTGGTTGAGATTGAGAAATGGATGCAGTTGTCCCGGATGGTGTTACCTCTTCCATAGTGGAAACTGCTGGGGCAGCAGGAGATGAATTTTCGAATGCATCAACAACAACATTCGGAGTAGTAGTAGCAGCTGAGATAGACGGCGGAGTTGCTTTAAATTCATTCTTGGAGTGAGATAGTTTTTCTGGCAATGAAGGTGCAGACGCAGAATGAACATCAGTACTTGCGAAGGTCGacgatttttgtgtttttggaAACGATGTGTAAGGTAGAGCAGCACCAGTTCCGCCAGGAATCGAAACTGGTTTTCCGATTGGTTCTTCAACCGATATAACCTCGCCAGAGTTTTCCATAGCTCCAGTTTGTGGAGATTTCgtatttaaatgtatttttgaaccAGTTGATACTGGAAGCCGGTTCGAATTAGAAATCTTTGACGAAACCGGGTGATTTTTAGAGGAGTTCGCTGTTGATCGTGTCGGTTCCATCGATGGAATTGATGACGGTGTACCGAAAATAGGTACTGTACTCTCGATTGGAATTGATTGACTTGGAGGAGAAGGAGagttatttgaaacatttggtACTGAAGGTGCACTAGTAGATTGCCGGCTTGCAGGAAGATTGGAAATAATAGGCAATTCCGAAGGAGTAAGCAAAGTTTTTGATGGTCGAGATGATGGTAATGCAACATTGGGTGGTGATCTTGTTGTACGGAGTTCTTGTTGAATACCATCGGAATCCACAGATAGTGTAGGAAATGTTGGTGGTATGGTAGTTGGCTTCTTATCTGGGGAACTTGTGGGAGCTGTCGCATACGGTGGAATAATTGAAGGAGAGCTTCCTCTAGTTGGGTGCCGTGTACTTCCAGTTATACTTTCTTGTCGTGGTGGAGGAATTGGTCCTTTTGAACCAGGAAgcttttcttgtttctttcCATCATGACCAAAATGCGAAGATGCAGGTGTTATACTGGTTTCACTTAAGTTGCTAAACTCAGATGGTTGATTATGTGCATTTCCATCCATTTCATTATTAGACAAGTTATCAGATGGATTAACAGACGATGGCATACGGCCAGTGATGGTGCTTTTTGGAACTGAAGATGGCAAGTTAGAAGCAAagcaacaaaatattttttaaaaaatctgcaaaaatatcaaagcAATGCGGGTTTAGTTTTCATACCTGTGGTGggtgtttttgttttggaaatattttcaatagaatTCTCTTCCGAAATTGAACTAATCTCAGGACGACGTTCCGATGGATTGACTTCTTCTTGATCTACTTCTCCACCTTTATCTTCTCCTGCGCCGCTATTATATGGAGATTTTGGTGGTGGAAGTGCAATCATAACTGGAACATCAGGACCAGGCGGAGGGCCTTCTGGTATAGCATTAGGCGATGAAGGAGAAGGTGGTGCAGTTTGGATAGGTCCAGACGATGAAGGTTGTGATGGTGATGGTTCTGGATTTACTGCAGGGATTGATGGTTCTGGTTGTGCTGGAGATTCTCCAGATGGCATCGATGGCTTCGCAGGTTCGGATGGAGTTGGACCGTAAACAGGTGAAGATGGAGAAGGTTGTGGTGCGGGTGCTGGTGCCATTTCATGCGATGTTTCAGGAACCTGATTATCTGTTTGGTCAGGcgttttttcaacatttccagGCGCCACCTCTATCATTTCTGGAACTCTGGGAGCCGCAGGAGAAGAGCCATACGATGTCTTCACAGCATTTGGAGATGGCTGAGCTGGCCCTTCTGGGATTTTGGGGGCAGAAGGTGTCGGTTGAGCTGGTTGAGTCTGCTTTGGTTGTGATGGTTGTGATGAAGTTGGAATGACAGAAGGTGCTGGTGCTACAGGAGGAACTGCAGGTCGTGATGGTTCAGGTGCTGGTCCATATGTCGCCGGTGACTTAGCAGGAGCTGACAGTGTGATCGTAACCGGTACATTAGAAGCAGGAGATGGAGAAGGAACAGAAACAGAAGCAGGCAAAGCAACTCGAGGAATAGTAACAGATACAGAAGACGGAGAAGCTGGAGAAGGTGCAGACGGTGTTTCCGTCTCGTGAATTTGAACGAAAGTGGATTCACTTGGATCACCTGGAGCCACAGGTAATGTTCTTGGAGGTTGATATGGCCCAGCAACAGATGGAAGTGGCTCAATTGGTGGAAGATTTTCTTCTTTCGGTGGTACTGCAACAGTTCCTGGTGCACATGGAAGACAACTGAGTTTTGTATTTCGCGATTCTGCAGCAGCGTTATCAACGGTCAATGGATTTGCATACGAAGTTGATCTTTTTGAGTTGATACCTGAAAGAAATGATTCACGTGCACCACGCCCCACCTTTTGAACCTAGTTCCCGCTGGAAAACTTATCAAAATAATAGATCAATGGAGCAAAAACCCAGACTTCAAAGAAAATGGAACCTCACCCAAATGAACTAATTTGGAACTTACCATTTGGCAAAGTACTTTTTTTGACGGGCTTCGAATCTTCGAAAGCATCATCATCAGGTTcttctgtaaaaataaattgattgaaaaatagcgGAAAAATGAttctgtttttgaatttatcgTATTCAAATGCTAATCTCTACTAAAAACTAATACTAATACTAAATTGATCTCAACAAGAAATAAgtgatttaaaaatacactttACAAAACTTTATATCCGACGAACAAGTACACTTAATTCTCTAATTTTGTGTCACTAtggttatttgaaattattgttaaTGTTATAAGAATAATGAGTATAACGGCAAAACGTGCTGTCGGTTATTTGGTTGATTTATTAAAAGTTTGTAAACTTTGTTATTTACCAAAAACGGATGTTACagtgttttcgaaaaacggcGGAGCAACTGGCGTTTCCGCAGTATACGATGAGACCtcctttttcacaattttatcgTCAATATCCGTTGCATCATTGCCATCTGTCGGATCATCAGAAAGTTCTGGTGTAGTTGGAGGATTCGTACTAACTGTCGTTGTTTCTTCTGTAGTGAATTCTTCCGTTGTTGAAGGTTCCGTTGTTGACGGTTCAGTGGTTGTTTCTTCCGTAGTTGTGGCAGAAGTGGTAGTTTCGGAAGTAGTAGTTGTTATCTCTTCCGTAGTTGTCACTAATACAATTTCAGCTGTTGATGTTGAATCACCATCCGAATGACCAGAATGTCTTCCAGATCTATCCAATGGCGCTTCTCCATCAAAATCTCCACTCAAAGGCGAAAATTCTGTCATTTCTGGTGGCATAAAACCAGGTGGTTTCATTTCAGGTATATGCCTTCTTGATGGTGGTGGAGGATACCTTGAATGCGATCTTGGAGAAGGATTCGGACGTCTGGGAGGTGGAGGAGGTTGAAATTGGGACCGAGAAGGAGATCCGACATTATCATTGATTAGTGTTCTCGGCATTGCGGACAGACCTGGTTAGGAGTTAAAGTTAGACAACATTATTACATGAAGTTTCTAATAATATTAATACCATCATATCCATCTGGGAAGACACCGTCTTGATTTGATTGTACCGATTGCCATGCTTCTAGATTATTGCCTGAAGTTAAAGTTAATTCTGTAACTGACATGCAAAAGAGATAGGCAGAAGAAAACTTCAAGCAATAAATTATGTATCAGTTAATTTAATAACATACCTTCATTTCCACCCTCATAACCGCTCGGCTCAAGACTTCTtatctggaaaacaaaatgataatcaagaaaattttaaaaagttaatcgAAAATTCTACAATAATTTTCGTTTCGTTGTGTTACACTTACATGTTTTACAACTCTTTTAGTACCATCACGGTTTTCGGAAGATGTAAGAAGTTCTTCTGAGTTCACTTTCATTTCAATTGAAGCTTCAGCGACTGGTTCTGAAACTTATTCGTCACAATTGCagtaatatattttaaatagtATAAACTTTTAGAATTAGCCAAACTTATTGTAATTACATAAAACAAAGATCATAGTTTTGGTCGATGTTAGAAATTGTCGaattaataattaatattAATAACCAACTTATTTCCATAAACTTACcatttgaggttttcaaatcGTTAGAGCCCAACCAAATATTAGGAGAAGTTGGAGGCTTTGCTGTAATGACCATAGGAGGATCTCCGAACGACTTCGAGATGAAACGAGCACGGTTAACAGAAGATGCACCCATCACGAATACTAAGTTAATTGTGTTAGAGTATTATTCAACCAAAAAGATGATAAgatattaaaatatattagaaCCTTGTGTTTtccaattgaacattttcaattaaactcacctaaatccgaaaaatctCTTCTTCCAACTTTTCTATCAGGAGGTGGCGAGTCATTCAACCATGCTGATCGTTTAGGTTTCCACACTCCGTGCGCCTGAAAAATAATGCTATGAAGAAGAATAAATATTAGGGAAAATTTACTGTGTTTGAAGAATACTCTGCCGGAGCCActcgaaatctgaaaatgtgaaagttAATTCAATAGAGGTATGGTTTTATTGCTGGCAAATGGTctataactttttgaacagactctttaaacaaatatttaatttgtgAGATGCTGTGAAAGTCATTTATGTTGTGAaagtcattttaaaatttacctaCATAGGATTTACTTTTGATACTTGTGTGTTATAGAAAATTAGACTCTCCGAAtatagatttttctatttcttaaTTATTCAAGAAGGATTTAAATGATAATGTAAGCTAATCTTATTTAAGCAATTTTGAAAGACTATGGTTTTTCTGCAGctttcacgaaaaatttgcATGCGACCTACAGCTTATCAGAACTTGAAAAGTGGcaaccatttcaaaaaactgttatCTCAATGTTCCatttatctttaaaatgaTATGTTTTACTATtagtaattttgaattaatcaCTTTCATTTTTGGTAAAGCTGTATCTATATCActacttttgaaattctctCAATATCCTAATTCCCAGCTCTACTAAATCCGTCTCATCGCCGCTTTTTACTATCGTTTTCATCTAGAATCTACTAATTATTAGGagaaatctcttttttttggaaatcgattTTACTAATTCATACTTAGACCGTTTATTTCAAACTGCTATCCATAGTTTTTTCGAGATACAACACATGTTTCATTCCATTTAAAGGCGACTTTGTCCGTTTTGCGGACGGCTTTCAGTAGTAAAAAGGTCATTATTAGTATTCAATTCGTGATTGTTTATGGCGCGACGCCGACGTGCTTCTCTTTTCTATGATTGGTGGGAATATGGCAGAAGAGACATTGACTTAAAAGCGTGTTtctgtatttttgtttttcatatcCAATTCTTCCTGTTCCGTCAAATGAATTAGCACtatataaatttgttttcagtcaAATGTTTCTTAATGTGAgaggaaaaggaaaataagATCAAATGTAGCCGAATAGGAAATTGGCCGGAAGTtattccttcaaaatttttcaaaaagtttgaccACTGAGCGGATCGAACGCCCAACCTTTCGATCTGGAGTCGAACGCGCTACCATTGCGCCAAGCAGTCACGTTTTTTCTCTGAGTTTATTAGCTCTTACATCACTCTCTAACAGGCGGGAAAATCAAGATAAGAGTTTGCGGTCACTTTGATAGTGAGAAAGGATGGGAGAGAAATGGTCAGCGGTCTTACTAGGGAATGGTGTTACCCCTGCAATCGCTAGGAGGACAAAACaaagtgaaaatggaagatcagatctatggctacaagaatcagtttttggaatctgCTTAACTCGGTcccaaagctgaaattttcggtcTTAAAAAGTAGtcctttttttgctcaaaatgccgTTTTTCGTGTGTAGAAGTGGCTACATAAAAGTTTGGCACTGCAGCCGCCGTTCGAATGGCCGATTGGTGAACTCTTGTGCTCATTAATCTAAAGGTCACGGGTTCGTTCCCCActaggtattaatttttttttgaatttttcctctagcatgaaatatgcacaaaaacacggtttcttccgttttttggtaacttcggaataaattttttggttcctgggaatcataaaagtaatttggaaactttttggaagttttctttttttgataaattttcacttttctcccacctgtatgcacatttttttcttcaaaaataatttttcaaaattttttcaaaaagtgtttggtTTGAAAGAGCAGCATTAGTTTGGatatttctacgattttggaggatcaaatgtcatttttagGAGAAAACCACTGTTGTTTTCTCTAGACTTTTTCACGAAAAGGACCTACTTTCAAAGACTTCCAGCTCCGTTGAcgagtaaaataaaaaaaagttgtcaactgcaaagttattttaaaagtaccAATAAACAAATTGTCAGTTGAAGTTACTCTGCTAAATTTTATGGGTAGAGAGATATGGACATTAGTAATTAAGTAAGTTAAAGCTTCACTTCGATTAGCTATATCTCTCTACCCATAAAATTTAGCAGAGTAACTTCAACTGACAATTTGTTTATTggtacttttaaaataactttgcagttgacaacttttttttattttactcgTCAACGGAGCTGGAAGTCTTTGAAACTAGGTCCTTTTCGTGAAAAAGTCTAGAGAAAACAACAGTGGTTTTCTCctaaaaaatgacatttgatcctccaaaatcgtagaaatatCCAAACTAATGCTGCTCTTTCAAaccaaacactttttgaaaaaattttgaaaaattatttttgaagaaaaaaatgtgcatacaTCAGGtgggagaaaagtgaaaatttatcaaaaaaagaaaacttccaaaaagtttccaaattacttttatgattcccaggaaccaaaaaatttattccgaagttaccaaaaaacggaagaacccgtgtttttgtgcatatttcatgctagaggaaaaattcaaaaaaaaattaatacctagTGGGGAACGAACCCGTGACCTTTAGATTAATGAGCACAAGAGTTCACCAATCGGCCATTCGAACGGCGGCTGCAGTGCCAAACTTTTATGTAGCCACTTCTACACACGAAAAAcggcattttgagcaaaaaaaggaCTACTTTTTAAgaccgaaaatttcagctttgggACCGAGTTAAGcagattccaaaaactgatctgatcttccattttcactttGTTTTGTCCTCCTAGCGATTGCAGGGGTAACACCATTCCCTAGTTAGTTACCTAGAGTatcttactttttttttttgagattttgattaatttcacAAAGTTATACTACAATATTTCCCAATCCATGGAACAAATAACATAACTGCTAATCGGAGAAGAGACAAAGTGAGAGTTGTTTTGGCTAATTACCAGTtttcgaagaagaagaaaccgCTATATCCGATCAGAAGTCGTCATTGCTATCGTATTCGGATCGGCGCCAAAATATTCGCGCGCTCATGCCATGTCAAGTGAAGTCATTTAGTGGTTCACATAAAACTATTTGTTTCTTGTTTCTCACACAAATTGGACGACACGCGTGCCATATTTAACGGTCAACTGCAGGATTTAATTATGAGGGCTTTTGTAGAAAGTGTTAGAAAAGTGCAGTGAGAAGAAAATGTGTTgcgttttccaaaattttcctaaaGATGTTGTAACGCAGTGAATACTAAATTGTTGCCGGAAATGGTTCAAGCAGAGAtaccaaaaaaatcttaaattatAGTTGAGCTTGACATAAAATCTCTTGAAATTACACGCCGAAAAGCTAGAAATTCTCAGAGTTAAAAACCATTGGCCTGCCTAAACATTAGGATTAATTCCTGTTAAATTAGGTCgaaaaattatgtgaaatAAATATACGTTTCAACAGATCTCTTGAAAATAAAGCAAAACTAAATTGAGACCGGAAACAAAATGAAGATTTGTGATTCTAGGGATCCAAATTAAATCTTTTGTAGAGTGAAATACTCAGGTGTTGGAAAGACGAGAAAAACGATGGAAATGCATAAAATTAGAGATGAAATGATTGAATGAAGTCGGCATAATAAAAAAGTAAGTAGATAGTTATTGCGTAAGAAAGGAAACGTACTCGGAATTATGTTGCTGCTGTTGAAAGTACTGACGGGCCGCCGTGACACTGGCGATCGTCAGTGTTAGAAGCACGAGACGACGCATTTTGAATTCAGATGCTCATAAACTATGACACCTTCTTCTTACTTTGAATTAGCCTTATATGATGACTTGTGATTCTTCGAGGGGGGCAAATCTAGGAGGTGACGCTTCAAAAGAGGGGGGAGGCGATAGACAATGACCGTTGGAGGAGTGAGGGCGTGGACTGTCTCTACTGCTGTTCatgtagaagaagaagaaacagaGGAAGATGAAAGccaaggaagaagaagaagaagctgaggATGCTACTAGTTTGCTGATCTGATGCGCCGATATTGTAATGAACGGGGGATATAGAGAAATACAGAAAGATTGAAAAGAGTAAGCCTTTTTTGGAAGCGAGGAACGATGAATggttttttaagtgaaaaacttttgacaggaaaaagaagaaaagaaagataAATGTTTATGGAACAACAACATGgtaatcaaaaaatctaattctTCAGCTTTCTTGGCGAAATCTAATTGACAAGGTGCAGACATTGGTGAAacaaatgccaaaaattcatatgaataattaaaaaaaaacaactattaTTTCAATCAAACGTTCGGTGAAATAATCAGaggttttgaaaactaaatataaataaattcttCTAGAGGAAATATAAATTCTGTGCCTGATTCTGAATAGTCTTTACAAACTTTGGTTATTTACttcttttatcatttttttatgaatgtaaaaaattatttgccaattttttccaaattgtgaAATCACTTTCACATTTCTCAGCCCCACCCTCAAGGGACTCCgtggtaggcaggcgtaggcaGGCGGTTTCAGAGTGTGTCGCGTGCCTGAAAACTCTCGGCCTAGTGACAGGCTCTTGCCTATTTTCAGCGTTTTGATTTACACATTCCTTATTTTCTCATACCAGTCAATCttatgaaaatcaaatcaagaaatttttaaaaaaagttagcaCGTTTTAGCAGATGGCGAGAGGGCAGCGGAGGTCGCCTCACGGTCAGGCAGGCAGACGTTTCAGCGACTACATGGATGCCCTAGAATTCTGTAATACTAGTGCACACTTTTCAGAAGCCCCCTATAATGATAGAACACGTTTTCTGAAACGTAATTTAGCTTTCTTTCGATGACaaagtgtttttgtttttgtatttttaaactttctccCAATAAACCACAAATCTGATACGGATGATCGTTTTCTGAACGTCAGGATGAATACTATCCTGTTAGTGACGCCTTTGTCACTTTCTTATGTGGCATCACTTTGTCCATTTAATGTCACACTGTTTGTCCACATGGAACTACTATACATTGCTTCTTCCAAgcgtgaaaaattgagatccATGTATGAATATATACATCTTCTCTCGggatttgtttcttttttcagaaaatcgaagtAAAAGAAAGTTGTTTGATTCTTTAGCATTCAATTACTTCCCCGGCAACCAAATACAAACAATCATTCTTCCACCTTTCATCCTTCTCATTCTTCCTCCCTTTTTGCCTAATTCTCCTTCCATATTAAATCAGGATTGTGTCATCTGCCAGAGACAGTCATCTACGTTCATAAGAAGGAGGATATTGCCTAATAGAACTTGTAAAGTGTATCAATTGCTGTCAACTGGTTTCTTCATATTATCAATGGTTTATTAGTGTTTCGTATTAAGCTGATGGTCAGCTTCTTCGAGTTACTTTGTTCCTTCGATCAATCAGTGAATCGGATTGATGGATAGACAAGTTGATCAACCATGATGAAAACATTATATTTCACTTTCatgcaaaacttttaaattgattttttgaaaattattgaagttttttcaaaaccaaaaaatttttggagtcgGTTAAAATTACCCttcttgaaacagtttttaaatttagtcccgcattttgaaaatcaagtaGAATTTATCGTTTTTCTATTACTATTCAGAATAATTATCCTAACATAGTGAAATGTGAgatctcaaaaagtttcaattccacatttagtaattttttcttgaaattagggaaaaatagaaagaacatgttttttgaattaacgATACAGTGGAATTGAAACATCATATATTTTTCGAGTCTAAAAACTAttcttgaaacagtttttttctattgaacGGTATTTGACTTCCGTCCAAAATTGACAACAATAATTTgctgtgaaattttttgatcagaAGCGTTTTGCTGTGAcctataattatttttacagcAATTTTTTCCCCCAAAGATTGATTTTATCTCTAAATGTGACATTAAGTTTTacaactgaaaatcaaaaccGGGACCACTTTCCACAGATATGAGATTTTCCTCTCAGAACAGCAAATCTTCGATGCATTTTGTGTTTGTTGGTTGGGTCAACGATAAGATCCCATATAACAGTCCGATGAAAGTGTATTTCATTCACCACACTACTTTCACTGCTACTccttttttaccaaaaacaattttatttgtaaaGCAAGATAAGTAATTAAAAACCCGATTTTCAGCGAAACAGTTGCATTTCTTGCCTAACGGTATCGTGTTCAAACATCATAAGTTTCTCGGAACCGGTGAATGTCGTAGATTTCCTTTGTGGAGAGAGAAGCTCGAGCCATTATTAGGGATTGAAGGCCGTAATTTCTGATCTGAAAGATAAATGAATCATTACTAACCAGTAAATAATGTGTGTGTGGTTTAGCAAACAAAACGTGTTTCAATGTTAGCAAAAATATCTATTAATTCTAATAAGTGAATCTGTTACTATTTACCACTCGGTCTAtaacttcaaattaaaaacagaTGATTAGCTTTTGTTTCTGAACtaacaaataataaaaaccatATTAAGCAACAAAGAGCACACATTAGTGCTAGTGGAAGTGATAAGGGAATCACAAGCGTTTAGATCAACCATCTATTCAAACCTTTTTTCAGCCAAGTCTTTCAGTAGACTTTGTCCATAGTTGTGTCATTTCATGCTGAATTGAGAAAACTCcaattatcattattttcacaattaaacCAGCATTGTTGTacataactttaaatttaaaaaaagcataCCTCAAGTTTTGGAGTTGGCTCATTCTTGGGCCAAAGTCTTTCCGATTCCAACTGATTATCATGAAGTTTCTTTCTTTGATGAGTATCGCAAAGAACTCCTGGACAACATGTGCAACATCTCGTTA includes:
- the daf-42 gene encoding Mucin-5AC (Partially confirmed by transcript evidence) gives rise to the protein MRRLVLLTLTIASVTAARQYFQQQQHNSEFRVAPAEYSSNTAHGVWKPKRSAWLNDSPPPDRKVGRRDFSDLVFVMGASSVNRARFISKSFGDPPMVITAKPPTSPNIWLGSNDLKTSNEPVAEASIEMKVNSEELLTSSENRDGTKRVVKHIRSLEPSGYEGGNEGNNLEAWQSVQSNQDGVFPDGYDGLSAMPRTLINDNVGSPSRSQFQPPPPPRRPNPSPRSHSRYPPPPSRRHIPEMKPPGFMPPEMTEFSPLSGDFDGEAPLDRSGRHSGHSDGDSTSTAEIVLVTTTEEITTTTSETTTSATTTEETTTEPSTTEPSTTEEFTTEETTTVSTNPPTTPELSDDPTDGNDATDIDDKIVKKEVSSYTAETPVAPPFFENTVTSVFEEPDDDAFEDSKPVKKSTLPNGINSKRSTSYANPLTVDNAAAESRNTKLSCLPCAPGTVAVPPKEENLPPIEPLPSVAGPYQPPRTLPVAPGDPSESTFVQIHETETPSAPSPASPSSVSVTIPRVALPASVSVPSPSPASNVPVTITLSAPAKSPATYGPAPEPSRPAVPPVAPAPSVIPTSSQPSQPKQTQPAQPTPSAPKIPEGPAQPSPNAVKTSYGSSPAAPRVPEMIEVAPGNVEKTPDQTDNQVPETSHEMAPAPAPQPSPSSPVYGPTPSEPAKPSMPSGESPAQPEPSIPAVNPEPSPSQPSSSGPIQTAPPSPSSPNAIPEGPPPGPDVPVMIALPPPKSPYNSGAGEDKGGEVDQEEVNPSERRPEISSISEENSIENISKTKTPTTVEQSKSVTQAPIPPASSPSAPSIPSIPSTLPVAPSSSSVPSSPSAPSESTSTVSETPAPVNVNPASNEHEAEEGPYEPLSPPQPAEPNHVEEYQNTVDTIIEKSATPAPAPVTQPAVQPAPGPVEHRYEIPAPGPAPGPALEPAPAPTSAPQIVEPLPPVQPLPQPQPTEPEEPLPIATPAPQPTEHTYGAQGPNIVPVVTAAPYVPQETQAPIAPSNPEPVQPNPSQTVSIPEPTGNIEEAEHVDAKPSYPGQSSYNNLEEDHEEGHIAELPALEPVSVPTAAPSLPGESNYSNLEEDHDDKHHLVEGPSVPSTPTQTSSGSSYSILEEDNQETNNSGGPSYSTVDISAEIDVGKGSFDKEQVPQVVVPTKPAGGYRDGGMVENTAPQPTTYQRPHPIKVQVRPATKPYRPRPSPAPRIQPRPYNPQPVVVQRPQFRPQPQPRPQPQPQPQPQPQPQPQQPYIQRPALTLPFQQPQYPPPIPFQPRPAPFIPFQPMVQRPSPAGCCGGQLFSQQGGLCMPISFNPCQQQQQQNNCGGGCGGGCSGGGNSCGGGCNSGGSCGGGGGGCSSSCCQPQTSACCNQMVSTCCQPQQMACCNQQNQSCCPQQAQQSCCCPTQQPICRHKRSLGYAMGICQRRRA